The Desulfonatronovibrio magnus genome has a segment encoding these proteins:
- the rimM gene encoding ribosome maturation factor RimM (Essential for efficient processing of 16S rRNA): MALKDLIVCGKVVKPHGLKGEIQTLWFGNSPLLLDKVPGIYLRKTGARPVQFKVSSWRRHQSRILLILDRLSGRDVAESWRGADILIDPIHLPEPDNEELYVYQLTGCSVWLPEEKYIGVLEEVMDNKGSEVWRITTADHLEVLFPAHDQFIVSIDTHKRKIIIKPPEGLLEIYGIDF, from the coding sequence ATGGCTCTTAAAGATCTCATAGTTTGCGGAAAGGTTGTGAAGCCGCATGGACTCAAAGGGGAGATTCAAACCTTGTGGTTTGGAAACTCCCCTTTACTTTTGGATAAAGTTCCCGGCATTTATCTAAGAAAAACTGGTGCAAGGCCGGTGCAATTCAAGGTATCTTCCTGGCGCCGACATCAGAGCAGGATTCTTCTCATTTTAGACAGACTAAGTGGTCGCGATGTAGCTGAAAGCTGGCGTGGTGCCGACATACTCATAGATCCAATCCATCTTCCAGAGCCCGATAATGAAGAGCTTTATGTCTATCAACTGACCGGTTGCTCTGTCTGGCTGCCAGAGGAAAAGTACATCGGCGTATTGGAGGAAGTAATGGATAACAAAGGCAGTGAGGTGTGGCGCATAACCACTGCTGATCATCTGGAAGTTCTATTTCCTGCCCATGACCAGTTCATTGTAAGTATTGATACCCATAAGCGAAAAATCATCATCAAGCCACCAGAAGGTCTCCTGGAAATTTATGGCATCGACTTCTAA
- the trmD gene encoding tRNA (guanosine(37)-N1)-methyltransferase TrmD: MHFHIISILPEYFTSPLSCGLLGKAIDNGIISTSMIYPRDFTHDRHSTVDDRPYGGGPGMVMKVDPLLQAIQSLPQGCTTVLLTPKGKPLSHSTACRLSLHNNIALICGRYEGIDARLEDLAELELISAGDFVLNGGEAAALCLMEAVARFLPGFMGKEESVGEESFSHGLLEYPHYTRPEIFQNKEVPEVLLSGHHGRIERWRRDRSLENTLNNRPELLDKTILSSQDTSFLKSVQRAKPSRNLYLTLLHWPVLNKFGKSGTTSLTNLDIHDIARVSETFGLGGYYICTPLKDQQLLAERLITHWTTGPGSRGNPDRAAALSRIRVASNINEAIKSIEEKTGARPHIVATSARGDGDATYQQVRETLSKRPVLLVLGTGHGLSPDIMDMADNFLRPVRYLSSFNHLSVRSAASIMVDRLIGDYL; this comes from the coding sequence GTGCATTTTCATATTATCAGCATCCTTCCTGAATATTTTACCTCTCCACTTTCCTGCGGTCTTCTTGGAAAGGCTATTGATAATGGAATTATATCCACTTCAATGATATATCCAAGAGACTTTACTCATGATCGCCACAGCACTGTTGATGATCGTCCTTATGGAGGAGGGCCGGGCATGGTCATGAAAGTTGATCCCTTGCTGCAGGCCATCCAAAGCCTTCCCCAAGGATGCACCACTGTACTGCTTACTCCCAAGGGCAAACCTCTTAGTCACTCAACAGCATGCAGGCTTTCTCTACACAATAATATTGCCCTTATCTGCGGAAGGTATGAAGGCATTGATGCCAGACTGGAAGATCTTGCTGAGTTGGAGCTAATTTCAGCCGGTGACTTTGTTTTAAACGGGGGAGAAGCAGCAGCACTATGCCTGATGGAAGCAGTAGCCAGATTTTTGCCTGGTTTTATGGGCAAAGAAGAATCCGTTGGAGAAGAAAGTTTTTCCCATGGACTGCTGGAGTATCCTCACTATACTCGTCCTGAAATATTTCAGAATAAGGAAGTCCCTGAGGTGCTGCTTTCCGGACATCACGGCAGAATTGAACGCTGGCGCAGGGATCGATCTTTAGAAAATACACTGAATAACAGACCGGAACTTCTTGACAAGACCATCCTCAGCAGCCAGGACACCTCATTTTTAAAATCAGTGCAGCGTGCCAAACCCTCACGCAATCTTTACCTGACCTTACTGCACTGGCCGGTACTCAACAAATTCGGCAAATCCGGCACAACTTCTTTGACAAACCTTGACATACACGATATAGCACGCGTTTCCGAAACATTTGGTCTTGGAGGTTATTATATATGTACCCCCCTGAAGGACCAGCAGCTTTTGGCAGAAAGGCTTATTACTCACTGGACAACAGGTCCTGGCAGTAGAGGAAATCCTGACAGGGCTGCAGCGCTTTCAAGAATCAGGGTAGCTTCCAATATTAATGAGGCCATCAAAAGCATTGAGGAAAAAACTGGAGCAAGGCCGCACATTGTGGCCACCAGCGCCAGGGGTGATGGAGATGCCACATATCAGCAGGTCAGGGAAACTCTAAGCAAACGGCCTGTGCTTTTAGTATTGGGCACCGGTCATGGACTCAGCCCGGATATTATGGACATGGCCGACAATTTCCTGAGACCCGTGCGCTACTTGAGCAGCTTTAATCATCTTTCAGTAAGATCTGCTGCTTCCATAATGGTGGACCGCCTCATAGGAGACTATCTTTAG
- the rplS gene encoding 50S ribosomal protein L19, translating to MNIMQKIQREQLRMDIPKFKAGDTVKVHVRIIEGEKERVQVFQGIVLRVKRGATNSTFVVRKISDGIGVERVFPLNSPYLERVEVLSEGKVRQGRIFYLRKLRGKAGRIKTKNTWNRPN from the coding sequence ATGAACATCATGCAAAAAATCCAAAGAGAACAGCTCAGGATGGACATTCCCAAGTTCAAAGCCGGGGACACCGTGAAGGTGCATGTCCGAATTATTGAAGGTGAAAAGGAACGTGTACAGGTTTTTCAGGGAATAGTGTTGCGGGTCAAGCGCGGCGCAACAAACTCCACTTTTGTTGTCAGAAAGATTTCTGATGGTATTGGAGTTGAAAGAGTTTTCCCTCTTAACTCTCCCTACTTGGAAAGGGTAGAGGTTCTCAGCGAAGGCAAGGTCAGACAAGGCCGCATTTTTTACCTGCGCAAACTGCGCGGTAAAGCGGGTCGCATAAAAACCAAAAACACCTGGAACAGACCAAACTAA
- a CDS encoding ribonuclease HII has translation MSTSQTLQPGIIAGTDEAGSGCLAGPVVAAAVILPNPCMLIGLTDSKKLSALKRSNLAEAIKEHSVAWSLGLSWPSEIDRINILQASLKSMVRALMGLKITPEHVLVDGKFTVPMHISQKAIVRGDMLEPCISAASILAKTFRDGLMKSLEKKYPGYGLAKHKGYPTKMHLQSIRRLGPSKIHRRSFKGVLPITRERPLWLINT, from the coding sequence ATGAGCACTTCTCAAACTTTACAGCCCGGAATCATTGCCGGTACTGATGAAGCCGGCAGTGGTTGCCTTGCCGGACCGGTAGTGGCTGCCGCTGTAATATTACCAAATCCCTGCATGCTTATCGGCCTTACTGATTCCAAAAAACTTTCTGCCTTAAAAAGATCTAACCTGGCTGAAGCTATCAAGGAACATTCTGTAGCCTGGTCTCTTGGATTGTCATGGCCGTCTGAAATTGATCGCATAAATATTCTGCAGGCCAGCCTTAAGTCCATGGTCAGAGCCTTGATGGGCTTGAAAATAACGCCTGAGCATGTTCTGGTGGATGGCAAGTTCACTGTTCCCATGCACATTTCCCAGAAGGCCATCGTCCGCGGGGATATGCTGGAACCTTGTATTTCTGCAGCTTCCATACTTGCCAAGACCTTCAGAGATGGTTTAATGAAAAGCCTTGAAAAAAAATATCCAGGATACGGACTGGCCAAGCATAAAGGATATCCAACAAAAATGCACCTGCAGTCCATAAGAAGGCTCGGGCCTTCCAAAATACACAGAAGATCTTTTAAAGGAGTTCTTCCCATTACCAGGGAGAGACCTTTATGGCTAATCAATACTTAA
- a CDS encoding YraN family protein, producing the protein MANQYLNTGKFGEQAAGSYLTEKGYTILDRNWRYRRGELDIVCTKDNILIFVEVKTRSFQSRAEPVETLGKVQKQTLLRTASHYLCSQGLWEKECRFDFISVTIASEVHINHVKNAFEFSFVGGRNAPWQPW; encoded by the coding sequence ATGGCTAATCAATACTTAAACACCGGTAAATTCGGCGAACAAGCGGCAGGCTCCTACCTCACTGAAAAAGGTTATACGATTCTGGACCGAAACTGGCGATATCGAAGAGGAGAACTGGACATTGTCTGCACTAAGGATAACATACTTATTTTCGTAGAGGTCAAGACCAGATCTTTTCAGTCCAGAGCAGAGCCAGTTGAAACCCTTGGCAAAGTTCAGAAACAGACACTGCTCCGGACAGCCAGTCATTATCTTTGTTCCCAGGGTCTTTGGGAAAAGGAGTGCAGGTTTGATTTTATAAGCGTAACAATAGCCTCGGAAGTACACATCAATCATGTCAAAAATGCCTTTGAATTCAGCTTTGTGGGTGGTCGCAACGCCCCTTGGCAACCTTGGTGA
- the rsmI gene encoding 16S rRNA (cytidine(1402)-2'-O)-methyltransferase, whose protein sequence is MPLNSALWVVATPLGNLGDISSRALDVLRSAGLILAEDTRKTGLLLEHLGITGKKFLSLHEHNEEKRVMQAMAEVESGVDCCLVSDAGTPLIADPGYRLVRAFRSRGINVIPIPGPCAPITALMASGLPPYPFAFLGFTPRKQGDIASLFSKWITISATLIFFERKNRLNSTLDTAYKIFGSREFCVARELTKRFEEFIHGQLGTTVIDENSLLGEITVIVAPPGKEEMKTPLQQIQNMIDECTRKGMKAKETARAVHLGAHGWSTKAVYELMIRGEN, encoded by the coding sequence ATGCCTTTGAATTCAGCTTTGTGGGTGGTCGCAACGCCCCTTGGCAACCTTGGTGATATTTCATCCAGGGCTTTGGATGTGTTACGCTCTGCCGGGCTGATACTGGCTGAAGACACTCGCAAGACCGGACTGCTTCTGGAGCATCTCGGCATAACCGGCAAAAAATTTCTTAGCCTGCATGAGCATAACGAGGAAAAGCGCGTAATGCAGGCCATGGCAGAAGTAGAATCAGGGGTGGACTGCTGCCTGGTCAGTGATGCTGGTACTCCCCTGATTGCTGATCCAGGATACAGATTAGTCCGTGCTTTCAGATCCAGGGGGATTAATGTTATACCCATTCCAGGTCCATGTGCACCCATTACTGCACTCATGGCCTCTGGACTCCCACCATATCCTTTTGCTTTTCTTGGCTTTACTCCAAGAAAGCAGGGAGATATAGCTTCTTTATTCAGCAAATGGATTACAATATCAGCCACTTTGATTTTTTTTGAACGTAAAAACAGGCTCAACTCAACTCTTGATACTGCATATAAGATTTTTGGCTCACGTGAATTTTGCGTGGCTCGAGAGCTGACCAAAAGGTTTGAAGAATTTATCCACGGGCAACTTGGAACAACTGTTATTGATGAAAACAGTCTTCTCGGTGAAATAACTGTAATAGTTGCCCCGCCCGGCAAGGAAGAAATGAAGACACCCCTGCAGCAAATACAGAACATGATTGATGAATGCACGCGCAAAGGCATGAAAGCCAAAGAAACAGCACGTGCAGTTCACCTTGGAGCGCATGGCTGGAGTACTAAGGCAGTCTATGAATTAATGATCAGAGGTGAGAACTGA
- a CDS encoding PTS system mannose/fructose/sorbose family transporter subunit IID → MLPVSLKALVTCFFRSYLTAAAFNTKGMQNIGLAYALDAGLQEIYKEHGKLQKARRRHLKLYNTHPMWNPLLIGLFLSLEQKISHNVFPSQSMPKVKSTLVFTLSAIGDSFFSGSLLITWSLITLILLMSGLYFPAIIFGTVFFLSLHLFKVYTFYMGLTRGLVFINDLKRWNLINQGSRLKVLNSLLAVAFGLVIWPFSWHYIHFILVFAAGLILTFLYRRLIWIREVLLASVLGLCLIAPEFPFWLHDFLQQHLTW, encoded by the coding sequence ATGCTTCCTGTCAGCCTCAAAGCACTGGTAACTTGTTTTTTTCGCTCATACCTGACTGCGGCAGCTTTTAATACCAAGGGTATGCAGAATATTGGACTGGCCTATGCATTAGATGCAGGTCTCCAGGAAATTTATAAGGAACATGGGAAGCTGCAAAAGGCCAGACGGCGCCATCTCAAGCTTTACAATACACATCCCATGTGGAATCCGCTGTTAATTGGCCTTTTTCTCTCTCTTGAGCAGAAGATATCGCACAATGTGTTCCCGTCCCAGTCCATGCCCAAGGTCAAATCAACCCTTGTTTTCACTTTGTCCGCAATAGGTGATTCTTTTTTCAGCGGCAGTCTGCTCATTACATGGTCACTGATTACTTTGATTTTGCTTATGTCTGGACTTTATTTTCCAGCCATAATTTTTGGGACAGTTTTTTTTCTCAGCCTGCACCTTTTCAAGGTTTATACTTTCTATATGGGGCTGACTCGCGGCCTTGTCTTTATCAATGATTTAAAAAGGTGGAATTTGATTAATCAGGGCAGTCGGCTTAAAGTCCTGAACTCATTGTTAGCTGTGGCTTTTGGGCTTGTCATTTGGCCGTTTAGCTGGCATTATATACACTTTATACTGGTATTTGCGGCAGGCCTGATCCTGACCTTCCTCTACCGCAGACTAATCTGGATTAGAGAGGTGCTGCTTGCATCTGTGCTTGGATTATGCCTTATTGCCCCGGAATTCCCTTTTTGGCTGCATGATTTTCTGCAGCAGCATTTGACCTGGTAA
- a CDS encoding HPr family phosphocarrier protein: MENIVDEQCFEVSISLDSEFGLHARPAAILAKEAQNYASDIKMVFNGSEVDAKSILDILTLAVPHGGHLVIRATGDDAQEAVKRIKKLINGRFEGNT; encoded by the coding sequence ATGGAAAATATTGTGGACGAACAATGCTTTGAAGTCAGTATCAGTTTGGACAGCGAATTTGGACTGCACGCCAGGCCTGCAGCTATTCTTGCCAAAGAGGCTCAAAATTATGCCTCAGATATTAAAATGGTCTTTAATGGAAGTGAAGTAGATGCCAAAAGCATTCTGGACATTCTGACCCTCGCAGTGCCTCACGGCGGTCATTTGGTCATCAGGGCTACCGGTGATGACGCGCAGGAAGCTGTAAAGCGCATTAAAAAACTCATCAATGGACGATTTGAAGGAAATACTTAG
- the ptsP gene encoding phosphoenolpyruvate--protein phosphotransferase produces MAHQIFKGIPVSSGIAIGKTYFLHRGTHTSTLRMDIEQSHAPQEVQRLQTAFTAALHDLEKIREKIPGELKEQTAIIDSHIMLLKDRKFQTAARNYVNERFINAEWALEKSVTDIEKAFSKIEDEYIRERIQDVRLVADRVKSQLYGTPTDIKSLTQRMILLASDLSPADTIELQLDKIMAFATVSGGKTPHAEIIARSLQIPAIVGIEGLSDIQDGQFVILDGFNGRMIVDPSEEELEHYTQLKYQFQEYQSQVNRNCYLPAETFDGYKINVSANIELFEEVAAVIDNGGEGIGLYRTEYSFLNRDDLPDEEELYEEYRDLSSIIYPQKVVIRTLDLGADKIATQFGPVREANPALGMRAIRFCRKHPKLFKTQLRAILRASVLGNVSIMFPMISGLQELFEVKEIYFEVRQELKSQGVSFNPVMPMGIMIELPSAVLIADMLAREVDFFSIGTNDLIQYSLGIDRTNKHVSYLYQPLHPAILRSIKSVVDAGHEAGIEVSLCGEVAADPYCIPILMGMQIDSISLNPQAIPGIKRIIRQATMDECKELLKKVLESDDVKTSNKLVKEMIFTNFPEELMFYTSLIEE; encoded by the coding sequence ATGGCTCATCAAATATTTAAGGGAATACCAGTATCTTCAGGTATAGCCATCGGCAAAACTTACTTTCTCCATCGAGGAACTCACACCTCCACTTTGCGTATGGACATCGAGCAATCTCATGCACCTCAAGAAGTTCAGCGCCTTCAGACAGCTTTTACTGCTGCCTTGCATGACCTTGAAAAAATAAGGGAAAAGATTCCTGGAGAGCTTAAGGAACAGACTGCCATCATTGATTCTCATATTATGCTTCTTAAAGACCGAAAATTTCAGACAGCTGCCCGAAACTATGTCAATGAGCGCTTCATAAATGCTGAATGGGCCCTTGAAAAGTCAGTTACAGATATTGAAAAGGCTTTCAGCAAAATCGAAGATGAATATATTCGAGAAAGAATCCAGGATGTCCGACTTGTGGCTGACCGGGTCAAAAGTCAGCTCTATGGAACTCCCACAGACATAAAATCTCTGACGCAAAGAATGATACTGCTCGCCTCTGATCTGTCTCCGGCTGACACCATAGAGCTGCAGTTAGATAAAATCATGGCCTTTGCTACTGTATCCGGGGGCAAAACCCCCCACGCAGAAATAATCGCCAGATCACTTCAGATTCCCGCCATAGTAGGTATAGAAGGCCTCAGTGATATCCAGGATGGACAATTTGTTATCCTGGATGGGTTCAATGGCAGGATGATTGTAGATCCTTCTGAAGAAGAGCTGGAACATTACACCCAGCTTAAGTATCAGTTTCAGGAATATCAATCCCAGGTCAACCGGAACTGTTATCTCCCGGCCGAAACTTTTGACGGTTATAAAATCAATGTTTCAGCTAATATTGAGCTCTTTGAAGAAGTTGCTGCAGTCATTGACAACGGAGGGGAAGGCATCGGGCTTTACAGGACCGAGTACAGCTTTCTGAACCGAGATGACCTGCCTGATGAAGAAGAGCTCTATGAAGAATACCGTGACCTTTCTTCAATAATTTATCCGCAGAAAGTAGTTATACGCACTCTGGACCTGGGAGCTGACAAAATCGCCACCCAGTTCGGCCCAGTTCGGGAAGCCAATCCAGCACTGGGCATGCGGGCCATAAGATTCTGCCGCAAACATCCTAAACTTTTCAAAACCCAGTTAAGAGCTATTTTGCGGGCCAGCGTACTTGGAAACGTATCCATAATGTTTCCCATGATCTCCGGTCTTCAGGAACTTTTTGAAGTAAAGGAAATCTATTTTGAGGTCCGCCAGGAACTCAAGTCCCAGGGTGTATCCTTTAATCCGGTCATGCCCATGGGCATTATGATTGAACTTCCAAGCGCTGTGCTCATTGCTGACATGTTAGCCAGGGAAGTGGACTTTTTCAGCATTGGCACCAACGACCTGATCCAATACTCTCTTGGCATTGACCGGACCAATAAGCATGTCTCCTATCTCTATCAGCCATTACATCCTGCCATTTTGCGAAGTATCAAATCAGTAGTGGACGCAGGTCACGAGGCGGGCATAGAAGTCAGTCTGTGTGGAGAAGTAGCAGCTGATCCATACTGCATTCCCATATTAATGGGCATGCAGATCGATTCTATCAGTCTCAACCCCCAGGCAATACCTGGAATCAAGCGCATAATCCGCCAGGCCACTATGGATGAATGCAAGGAGCTGCTCAAAAAAGTTCTGGAAAGTGATGATGTTAAAACAAGTAACAAGCTGGTCAAGGAAATGATTTTTACCAATTTCCCTGAAGAGCTTATGTTTTACACTTCGCTGATAGAGGAATAA
- a CDS encoding MlaE family ABC transporter permease, whose translation MLSYIGRSTISLLAETGRIAMLFLEALFWLFRPPFRVRHFFKQLEFIGVNSLFVVMLTSLFTGMVLALQTYYAFRMFSAETLVGATVALSMTRELGPVITGLMVTGRAGSAICAEIGTMRVTEQVDALTVMAINPVQYLVMPRVLAGFIVLPLLTIVSDAMGILGGYIVGVQILDIHGGLFMNKIYEFVELADVYNGLIKSSVFGVILTLVGCYKGFYTKGGAEGVGRSTTQAVVMSSVLILVSDYILTAIMF comes from the coding sequence ATGCTCAGTTATATCGGCAGGAGCACCATAAGTCTGCTGGCTGAAACGGGCCGCATTGCAATGCTCTTTCTCGAAGCGCTGTTCTGGCTTTTTCGTCCACCATTCAGGGTCAGGCATTTTTTCAAGCAACTTGAGTTTATTGGCGTGAACTCCTTGTTTGTTGTTATGCTCACATCTCTTTTTACGGGTATGGTTCTGGCTCTTCAAACCTACTATGCTTTTAGAATGTTTTCTGCTGAAACCCTTGTTGGGGCCACTGTTGCCTTGTCCATGACGCGGGAACTTGGGCCGGTAATTACCGGCCTCATGGTCACCGGCAGGGCAGGGTCAGCTATATGCGCAGAAATCGGAACCATGCGTGTTACTGAGCAGGTTGATGCCCTGACAGTAATGGCCATTAACCCGGTTCAATACCTGGTAATGCCCAGGGTATTGGCCGGATTTATCGTATTGCCTCTTTTAACCATTGTCAGTGATGCTATGGGCATTCTTGGGGGCTACATCGTCGGGGTTCAAATTCTGGATATTCATGGTGGTCTCTTCATGAACAAAATTTATGAATTTGTAGAACTTGCTGATGTTTACAATGGTTTGATCAAGTCATCTGTTTTTGGAGTAATTCTGACCCTGGTAGGATGCTACAAAGGGTTTTACACCAAAGGCGGAGCTGAGGGTGTAGGCCGCTCTACTACTCAGGCTGTAGTCATGTCATCTGTTCTGATTCTTGTCAGCGATTACATTTTAACAGCTATTATGTTCTAA
- a CDS encoding ABC transporter ATP-binding protein, with protein MQNSQQIIELKNVSKSFGSFEVLKNLDLGLEKDKVNIIIGRSGGGKSVLIKHIIGLLKPDQGQVLIHGEDIVPMNEREMARIRRGFGMLFQEAALFDSFNVEENVAFPLVEHTRKTNSEIRDIVHAKLSSVGLAGMGHKMPSELSGGMRKRVGLARALVMEPAIVLFDEPTSGLDPVMAAAINELIVRTQQEFGATCVVISHDIDATMKIADTIYMLYDGTIIAQGTSEEMKQWDDPVVRQFIRGEAKGPIQVT; from the coding sequence ATGCAAAATTCACAACAAATCATAGAACTTAAAAATGTCAGCAAATCCTTTGGCTCTTTTGAAGTTCTGAAAAATCTTGATCTTGGCCTGGAAAAAGATAAAGTCAACATCATTATCGGACGCAGCGGAGGGGGTAAAAGCGTACTTATCAAGCACATTATTGGACTTCTTAAACCAGACCAGGGTCAGGTACTGATTCACGGGGAAGATATTGTACCTATGAATGAAAGAGAAATGGCCCGCATCAGAAGAGGCTTCGGCATGTTGTTTCAAGAAGCAGCTCTTTTTGATTCTTTCAATGTCGAGGAGAATGTCGCTTTTCCCCTTGTTGAACATACTCGTAAAACAAATTCTGAAATCAGGGATATTGTTCATGCCAAACTCAGTTCAGTCGGCTTAGCCGGCATGGGGCACAAAATGCCATCTGAGCTTTCCGGGGGCATGCGTAAAAGAGTAGGCTTAGCCAGGGCACTTGTAATGGAGCCAGCCATAGTTCTTTTTGACGAGCCTACTTCCGGACTCGACCCGGTCATGGCTGCAGCCATTAATGAACTTATAGTACGAACGCAACAAGAGTTTGGTGCTACCTGTGTAGTCATCAGCCATGACATAGATGCCACTATGAAAATTGCTGATACAATATATATGCTATATGATGGGACCATCATTGCTCAGGGAACTTCCGAGGAAATGAAGCAATGGGATGATCCTGTTGTCAGACAGTTCATTCGTGGAGAAGCCAAAGGTCCTATTCAGGTTACATGA
- a CDS encoding MlaD family protein, translating into MNKKIGAEVKVGFFVLAAIVLLAYMTTQLTRGTGLTRDSYTVYALFENISGLKTNSPVEIAGIDVGTVRNVSLENNLARVALSIRSDVVLYGDSKATIRTRGVLGDKFVELNPGSQHMARLEENGVIAYSVQPTDLDQIMARVGDIADDLRVVSSSVAHVFGGPEGEEGMREAFVNLRDAAVHLNQLVQANTRGVEMIVQNLQNFTSDLASISHSNKQGIEHIVRNFETASIELNQTLHQVNSILLAAEHGDGPVGTLLQDREMSEDMRRTVASLESVTRKLDEGQGTLGKLISDDATGQKIDDALDGINEFLERFDRFQTVVDFRSEYLFGSGDFKSYMNLTLQPAADQFYLLSLIDDPRGRTRTTETTTRTRVNQGQWTTTEEIEDKTYKNRLKFSAQLAKRWNDLILRGGIIESTGGVGMDYFLWDDRIKLSMEAFDLGSDDRAHLKAGANLYFLNNFYLTAGYDDFISKHSKNRSFYGGLGFYFTDEDLKYLMSSVPLGAVE; encoded by the coding sequence ATGAACAAAAAAATCGGCGCTGAAGTCAAGGTGGGCTTTTTTGTCCTGGCTGCCATTGTACTTCTTGCTTACATGACTACTCAGCTCACAAGAGGCACCGGGCTTACCAGGGATAGCTACACCGTCTATGCTCTGTTTGAAAACATTTCAGGTCTGAAGACCAATTCACCTGTTGAGATTGCAGGTATTGATGTTGGTACAGTCCGCAATGTTTCTTTAGAAAATAATCTGGCCAGGGTAGCTTTGTCCATCCGTTCCGATGTAGTACTGTATGGTGACTCTAAAGCCACCATTAGAACTCGTGGAGTACTGGGTGATAAGTTTGTTGAGTTAAATCCCGGCAGTCAACATATGGCCAGATTAGAAGAAAATGGAGTCATAGCATACAGTGTTCAGCCAACAGATCTTGACCAGATCATGGCCAGGGTAGGTGATATAGCAGATGATCTTCGTGTTGTATCCAGCAGCGTTGCTCATGTGTTTGGCGGACCTGAAGGAGAAGAAGGCATGCGTGAAGCCTTTGTCAACCTTCGTGATGCTGCTGTTCACCTCAACCAGCTTGTACAGGCCAATACCAGGGGCGTTGAAATGATTGTTCAAAACCTTCAGAACTTTACTTCAGATCTGGCCTCCATCAGTCACAGCAATAAACAGGGAATTGAGCATATCGTCCGAAATTTTGAAACTGCTTCTATAGAGTTGAACCAGACACTGCATCAGGTGAACTCCATTCTCTTAGCTGCCGAACATGGTGATGGACCTGTAGGCACACTGTTACAAGACAGGGAGATGAGCGAGGATATGCGCAGAACCGTGGCTTCTCTTGAAAGTGTCACCCGAAAGCTTGATGAAGGCCAGGGTACACTTGGCAAGCTCATAAGTGATGATGCTACAGGACAAAAAATAGATGATGCTTTGGACGGTATAAATGAATTTCTGGAACGCTTTGACAGATTTCAGACAGTTGTTGACTTTCGATCTGAATATCTATTCGGATCAGGTGACTTTAAGTCATATATGAACCTGACCCTTCAGCCGGCAGCTGATCAGTTTTATCTCCTTTCACTTATTGATGACCCGCGAGGACGTACCAGAACTACAGAAACCACCACCCGTACCCGTGTCAATCAAGGCCAGTGGACCACAACAGAGGAAATTGAAGATAAAACATACAAAAACAGACTTAAATTCTCAGCGCAACTTGCCAAGCGATGGAACGATCTGATTCTTCGAGGTGGAATTATCGAGTCAACTGGAGGAGTTGGAATGGACTACTTTTTGTGGGATGACCGCATCAAGCTGTCCATGGAGGCCTTTGACCTTGGTTCTGATGACAGAGCTCATCTTAAGGCAGGAGCCAACCTATATTTTTTGAATAATTTTTATCTAACTGCCGGATATGATGATTTTATCAGCAAACATTCCAAAAACCGTTCATTCTATGGAGGGCTTGGATTTTATTTCACTGACGAAGACCTGAAATATTTGATGTCATCAGTTCCATTGGGAGCAGTAGAATGA
- a CDS encoding amphi-Trp domain-containing protein — translation MEKVLFKSEEKKQTTEVASILRMVADKVESGRISLTHGSDEVTLSIPKTVTLEFKVEEETKSGKDTLKKSLEIELEWYEGEDGSPTTGEVKVG, via the coding sequence ATGGAAAAAGTACTTTTTAAGAGTGAAGAAAAGAAACAGACCACCGAAGTAGCTTCTATTTTGCGTATGGTGGCTGATAAGGTTGAATCAGGACGCATTAGTCTCACGCACGGAAGCGATGAAGTTACACTTAGTATTCCCAAAACCGTTACCCTTGAGTTCAAGGTTGAAGAGGAAACTAAATCCGGTAAAGATACCTTAAAAAAATCTCTTGAAATTGAACTGGAATGGTACGAGGGTGAAGACGGATCACCCACAACGGGTGAGGTCAAAGTCGGCTAA